From Ornithodoros turicata isolate Travis unplaced genomic scaffold, ASM3712646v1 Chromosome409, whole genome shotgun sequence, a single genomic window includes:
- the LOC135374039 gene encoding uncharacterized protein LOC135374039, translating into MASKHMVLPETVEPAVAATDDEAASAVRSGGPKNDADKKMEAGKGQTEKQGRQSRKEVHDSETVPRKRFLLEREMKQKLEEENQSLKKELTAERQLCRKLQEALLEMHG; encoded by the exons ATGGCAAGCAAGCATATGGTTCTACCGGAAACAGTTGAACCTGCAGTTGCTGCCACAGATGATGAGGCTGCGTCAGCC GTGAGGTCAGGCGGTCCCAAAAATGACGCAGACAAGAAAATGGAAGCAGGAAAGGGACAAACAGAGAAACAAGGAAGACAGAGCAGAAAGGAGGTGCATGACAGTGAGACAGTGCCAAGAAAGAGGTTTCTGCTTGAAAGGGAGATGAAGCAAAAATTGGAAGAGGAAAACCAAAGCCTCAAAAAGGAGCTCACCGCAGAAAGGCAGCTTTGTAGGAAGCTACAAGAGGCGCTGCTCGAAATGCATG GTTGA
- the LOC135374038 gene encoding uncharacterized protein K02A2.6-like, translating to MPSSSTPSSKWDRNVSVNGVPVPFRIDTGADESVISETCLKRHFPELTLRPPHRILCGPDGKQLKVVGVTTLNIVCQDRASDQNVFVIRNLKKNLLGKPANEKLRLLGQLSSVEANPNDPKEDYPHLFRGLGILHGDYHLRLKPEAIPFVVTSPRRVPLPLYDSTHQELKDMERLGVISRVQEPTEWCAPLVIVPKKNDKVRVCVDLTELNRFVLREWHPIPSVKHTLGRLSGATVFSKLDANAGFWQVPLSHNSRLLTTFITPFGRFCFNRLPFGISSAPEHFQRRMSEILEGLPGVICHMDDVLVFGSTQQAHDASLHEVLNRLTQTGMTLNPKKCIFGVDTIDFLGNTISRDDPLLENPI from the coding sequence ATGCCATCATCATCTACACCATCATCGAAATGGGACCGTAACGTTTCTGTTAACGGGGTTCCCGTACCATTTCGGATAGATACGGGAGCAGATGAATCCGTCATATCAGAGACATGTCTCAAGAGACACTTTCCAGAACTGACTTTGCGCCCGCCTCATCGCATACTATGTGGGCCCGATGGAAAGCAACTGAAAGTAGTTGGGGTGACAACACTGAACATTGTCTGTCAGGATAGGGCGTCCGATCAGAACGTCTTCGTCATCCGgaatctgaagaaaaacttaCTAGGCAAGCCGGCAAATGAAAAGCTACGTTTACTTGGCCAGCTGAGCAGCGTCGAAGCGAACCCAAATGATCCGAAAGAAGACTACCCACATCTGTTTCGGGGACTCGGAATACTGCATGGCGATTATCATCTCCGTCTGAAACCGGAAGCCATACCTTTTGTGGTAACGTCGCCAAGAAGGGTTCCGCTGCCTTTATATGACTCAACACACCAGGAGTTGAAAGACATGGAACGTCTAGGGGTAATATCAAGAGTCCAAGAGCCGACCGAATGGTGCGCGCCATTGGTCATAGTACCCAAGAAAAACGACAAAGTGCGTGTTTGCGTCGATCTCACGGAACTGAACCGCTTTGTTTTAAGAGAATGGCACCCCATTCCTTCAGTGAAGCACACACTGGGACGATTGTCGGGGGCAACGGTGTTTTCAAAGCTTGATGCCAATGCCGGATTCTGGCAAGTTCCGCTAAGCCACAACAGTCGCCTACTCACGACCTTCATAACCCCCTTTGGCCGGTTCTGCTTCAATAGACTCCCGTTTGGAATTTCATCAGCGCCCGAACATTTCCAGAGGCGTATGTCGGAAATCCTCGAGGGACTCCCGGGAGTAATATGTCACATGGATGATGTGCTCGTCTTCGGTTCAACGCAGCAAGCCCACGACGCAAGTCTCCATGAAGTACTGAACCGTCTAACACAGACAGGGATGACTCTAAATCCCAAAAAGTGTATCTTCGGAGTGGACACGATCGACTTTCTGGGAAACACGATTAGCAGGGATGATCCCCTACTAGAAAATCCGATATGA